Within bacterium, the genomic segment AGAACATGGTCCATGTTCTTCCATTTTAGCCGTTTTATTGCTTGTGTTTCAAAAGGAGAAATAGCCTCTATAGTTTGTTCCGCAATTTTTTCCTCATCCGAGGAAGGAATAATATTATAACGATCTTTAACTAATTTCAGCAGCGACGTCCTAACCTCTCGTTGTAATTCAAGTATATTTCCAAAGCGTTTGTATTTGAAATTATCAACACGGATTTCTTTCATCCATTTTTGAGTATTCTGATCACGATCTTCATCTGATGCCCCTTTAACAAAAATCAAAATAGGCATGCCTTGTTCTTTGGCGCGGCGGTATTCTTGATGAGTTGTAGATAAAGATCCGGAACAAGTTCCATATTCTTTACCCACTATATTCAAACAAACATCGCAAGAATCTAAAATATCAAGGCATTCTTGGGCACTCTTTTTTGGCGATGCAGGCGCATATTCATACAGAATAGCTTCACAATTAGCGAGAAGAATTGAATCGGTTGTAACCAGCGCGAGGACGGTCAGACGTTCATTTTCAAGCTCCTTCTGGACAGAACTAACAAATAATCGAAGTTTTTTACCGATCACGATTAAACTCCTCTTTTAAGTATCTTCTCCGCTCCTACATGATAATGTTCGACCTTAACCAACAGAGCTCTAACCGGACCCTGTATCCGATGAATTTCCGGTTTAGAGGCGCAGTTGTAAACTACATATAACCAATAATCCTTTTGCAACCGTTCAGCTGTTTTATATTCATTTATTGTTAAGGCAATTTCACCTATCGTTGCCCTACCCTTAACTTCAATTAAATTAGGCTGCCTTCGGCAGCAACTTTTCCTTTAATAAAGCAATTTTTAAATATAATCTTAATGTATTATGGAATATGTAAGCGGAAAAATCAAGCTTAGGGATATTTTCTGGCTAAACCATCATTTGATAAACAAAGCGCCATCTTTAGTAGCCAACATCATTAAAAAACTATCTACTAAAAAGAACTTTTTTACCCCAGTAGAGGATATTATTATTAACGATTACTAACATTGAAATTCCTATACATTAACTTAAAATAGACGACTTTTACTCCGCATATCTCTTGCCTATGCTCTTGATACGAACAAGGGATACCTCTATCTTCAACCACTTTTTGGGCACCCTAAATTATCCTTTTTGGGTCGTTTTAGATTATTCCCTACATACTGCCTTGCTTAACACTTTGCCCTCACTGTCCTTTATCTTGCCTATAGCGTCCTGTAATCTCTTAAAGAGAGCTGGATCAATGCTGTATGAATCAAGAACTTTACGATCTTTTCCAGAGGCGGGCCTTCCAGCCCTTCTTGTTTTTGTGTTACCCATATAACCCTTACCTCCCGTTATCTTTTTATCCACTCTATTAACTTTCTCCTTTAATCCAATTTATTTTAATATATTGTCAAGCTAGCTTTCTACTTTTTATATAATTTAAAACTGTTATTCTATGTACCCCCGTAATTCTTCCAATGGCGCTTAAGGAAATCTTTTTCTTTAGAAGCTCTTTAATAATATCATCTTTACCTGTT encodes:
- a CDS encoding DUF4062 domain-containing protein, with product MIGKKLRLFVSSVQKELENERLTVLALVTTDSILLANCEAILYEYAPASPKKSAQECLDILDSCDVCLNIVGKEYGTCSGSLSTTHQEYRRAKEQGMPILIFVKGASDEDRDQNTQKWMKEIRVDNFKYKRFGNILELQREVRTSLLKLVKDRYNIIPSSDEEKIAEQTIEAISPFETQAIKRLKWKNMDHVLAKRLAVQSGQQNQDTVSDEEILENMMCWLGT